The following proteins are encoded in a genomic region of Cryptococcus neoformans var. neoformans JEC21 chromosome 2 sequence:
- a CDS encoding kinesin, putative yields the protein MSGNNIKVVCRFRPMNRMEIESRSEQCVEISEDYTAVQLKNKASLAGPEKDGFTFDRVFDTTTKQDEIFDWGVKGIVEDVMTGFNGTLFCYGQTGSGKTFTMMGADIENPSLRGIIPRIVEQIFASILSADSSIEYTVKVSYMEIYMERIKDLLAPQNDNLSIHEDKQRGVYVKNLTDVYVGSEEDVYRVMKAGGASRAVSSTNMNAESSRSHSIFVIAIHQRNTETGSQKSGNLYLVDLAGSEKVGKTGATGQTLEEAKKINKSLSTLGMVINSLTDGKSQHVPYRDSKLTRILQESLGGNSRTTLIINCSPASFNEAETLSTLRFGMRAKSIKNKARVNVEMSPAELKALLKKTQAELVGVREWATKLEEEARIWRGGGKVDQANWAPGLDQALAGGSTAASAAKRAVASPALPTPSSSSASRATTPGGTLSAVDGSRPDTPSTFSLSLDKDEREEFLKRENELSDQLAEKESALAAQEKLLADLREEIAYFKDQESAISQENKTLSSELNELRISSARLESEAKDATITLDSYKEKIAELQKDIEDQKAEIENLKHAQTREKEEEKEKRKQEMLNEMMSKIDLGGTLDSSSEKLRTVLREFEETSDAERKDKLTSQTRELIRMSLAESQDAMRGLQERLRLACEEQDMQVKRRSELEKMLEKRDAAFEELLDKTASDQGLSLAEIKSSLETKYSSREELLRSEISTLSDHVESRTEDVRRLQSTVESYKLSNEELNRALTAATNGTDGETFASSAKELERARKAHEIQYAEFEMVKKSLMKDLQNRCEKVVELEMQLDEVREQYKIIARSANSRAQQRKLEFLEHNLEQLSAVQKQLVEQNTSFKKEVAESQRKLMSRNDRIQNLEAALSNADQRLAQKNQKYEQQIQLFREKLAEAQAKQNATYAHGRIAKPLRGGGGAQTGVVGGIQGIMGGGKQEESPSGKRQSWFFPQQR from the exons ATGTCGGGCAACAATATCAAG GTCGTTTGCCG GTTTCGGCCAATGAACCGTATGGAAATCGAATCTAGGTCGGAGCAATGTGTCGAGATCAGCGAAGACTACACGGCCGTGCAGCTCAAAAACAAAGCTTCATTAG CTGGTCCCGAAAAGGACGGTTTCACATTTGACAGAGTATTCGACACTACGACAAAGCAGGATGAAATCTTTGACTGGGGCGTCAAGGGCATTGTGGAAG ATGTTATGACGGGTTTCAACGGGACATTGTTCTGTTACGGCCAGACTGGTTCCGGTAAAACGTTCA CTATGATG GGAGCAGATATTGAAAACCCTTCGTTGAGAGGTATCATTCCCCGGATAGTCGAGCAGATATTTGCCTCCATTCTTTCAGCAGACTCGAGCATAGAATATACCGTCAAAGTCAGCTACATGGAAATCTACATGGAACGCATAAAAGATTTACTTGCCCCGCAAAACGACAACTTGTCAATTCACGAAGACAAGCAACGAGGGGTATATGTCAAGAATTTGACTGATGTATATGTCGGctcggaggaagatgtaTACAGGGTCATGAAGGCTGGCGGTGCTAGCAGAGCTGTCTCCTCCACTA ACATGAACGCTGAGTCATCACGTTCACACTCCATTTTTGTCATTGCTATTCACCAACGTAACACCGAAACGGGCAGTCAAAAGTCCGGTAATCTCTATCTTGTCGATTTGGCTGGTTCTGAAAAGGTTGGAAAGACGGGAGCTACGGGCCAGACGTTAGAAgaggccaagaagatcaataAAAGTTTATCAACCCTTGGTATGGTCATCAACTCTTTGACCGACGGCAAA TCTCAACATGTTCCCTATCGAGATTCTAAACTCACCCGTATCCTTCAAGAATCCCTTGGTGGTAACTCTCGCACAACCCTTATCATTAATTGTTCCCCCGCATCTTTCAATGAAGCCGAAaccctttccacccttcGATTTGGTATGCGAGCCAAATCCATCAAGAATAAGGCCCGAGTCAACGTCGAAATGTCCCCCGCAGAACTCAAAGCTCTACTCAAAAAGACGCAAGCAGAGCTCGTTGGCGTGCGCGAATGGGCAACCAAacttgaggaagaagcaaggatttggaggggTGGTGGGAAGGTTGATCAAGCTAATTGGGCTCCGGGGTTGGACCAAGCTCTGGCGGGCGGGAGTACCGCCGCCAGCGCCGCCAAGAGGGCAGTGGCTTCTCCTGCTCTGCCAACTCCTAGCTCGAGCTCCGCTAGTCGGGCTACTACACCTGGTGGAACACTGAGCGCAGTTGACGGAAGTAGGCCTGACACGCCGTCGACGTTTAGTTTGAGTCTAGATAAggatgagagggaagaattCTTGAAGCGAGAGAATGAATTGAGTGATCAGCTTGCGGAGAAG GAATCTGCCCTCGCTGCTCAAGAAAAGCTCCTTGCAGACCTCAGGGAAGAGATAGCATACTTCAAAGACCAGGAATCCGCCATCTCTCAAGAAAATAAGACCTTGTCTTCTGAACTGAACGAACTTCGTATCTCCTCTGCGCGCCTCGAATCCGAAGCCAAAGACGCTACCATTACTCTTGACTCTTATAAAGAGAAAATAGCCGAACTCCAAAAGGATATTGAGGATCAAAAGGCAGAAATCGAAAACCTCAAACATGCTCAAacgagagaaaaggaagaggagaaggagaagaggaagcaagAGATGTTGaatgagatgatgagcaagatCGATTTGGGGGGGACTCTTGATTCCTCTTCTGAGAAGCTTCGAACGGTCTTGAGAGAGTTTGAGGAAACTTCAGAtgcggagaggaaggacaaACTTACATCACAGACCCGAGAGTTGATTCGAATGAGCTTGGCGGAGAGTCAGGATGCCATGAGAGGCCTGCAGGAGAGGTTGAGGTTGGCCTGTGAGGAACAGGATATGCaagtgaagaggaggagcgagTTAGAAAAAATGTTGGAAAAAAGAGATGCGGCTTTCGAGGAGCTTCTTG ACAAAACTGCATCCGACCAAGGCCTTTCTCTTGCTGAAATCAAGTCTTCTCTTGAAACCAAATATTCATCTCGTGAAGAGCTTCTCCGAAGTGAAATCTCCACGCTTTCCGATCATGTTGAATCCCGAACAGAAGATGTCAGACGGTTGCAGAGCACTGTCGAAAGTTATAAGCTATCCAATGAAGAACTTAATCGTGCGTTGACGGCTGCTACGAATGGTACAGATGGAGAGACATTTGCTAGTTCTGCCAAGGAACTCGAGCGGGCTAGAAAGGCGCATGAGATTCAGTATGCAGAGTTcgagatggtgaagaagagtttgatgaAAGATTTGCAGAACCGATGTGAAAAG GTGGTGGAACTTGAAATGCAGCTTGATGAAGTCCGGGAGCAGTATAAAATTATCGCCCGCTCTGCCAACTCTCGCGCCCAACAACGCAAACTCGAATTCCTCGAACACAATTTGGAGCAACTTAGCGCCGTCCAGAAACAGCTCGTCGAGCAGAACACAAGcttcaagaaggaagtcGCCGAGTCTCAGCGCAAGCTCATGTCTCGTAACGACAGGATTCAAAACTTGGAGGCGGCTCTAAGCAATGCTGATCAGAGATTGGCGCAAAAGAACCAAAAGTACGAGCAGCAAATTCAGCTTTTCAGAGAGAAGCTCGCGGAAG CCCAAGCCAAGCAGAATGCTACTTATGCTCATGGCCGTATCGCCAAACCTCTCCGCGGCGGTGGCGGTGCGCAAACAGGCGTTGTGGGAGGTATCCAAGGCATTATGGGAGGTGGGAAGCAGGAAGAAAGTCCTAGCGGGAAACGAC AATCATGGTTCTTCCCTCAACAGCGCTAA
- a CDS encoding glycogen synthase kinase 3, putative, with the protein MSGVVNGVRVATDDPNRVITVSAQWGKTGADTTISYTNCKAVGNGSFGVVFAAKMSPVKHEDGSEEPESDIAIKKVLQDKRFKNRELQIMRLVHHPNIVDLRAFFYSNGDKKDEVYLNLVLELVPETVYRASRHYAKLKQAMPMLQVKLYMYQLFRSLAYIHSIGICHRDIKPQNLLLNPATGVLKLCDFGSAKILVAGEPNVSYICSRYYRAPELIFGATNYTTNIDIWSTGCVMAELMLGQPLFPGESGIDQLVEIIKVLGTPTREQIKTMNPNYMEHKFPQIKPHPFTKVFRPRTPADAISLISTLLEYTPSARYTAPEALVHPFFDELRVEGARLPNGKDMPELFNFTHEELSSRPDLIRQLVPTHAEEELRSRGIDVNDFKPIPPEQLRVTLD; encoded by the exons ATGTCAGGAGTCGTGAACGGTGTTAGGGTCGCTA CCGACGACCCCAACCGCGTCATTACCGTCAGTGCTCAATGGGGCAAAACTGGCGCCGACACCACCATCAGCTACACCAACTGCAAGGCTGTCGGTAACGGAAGTTTCGGTGTTGTCTTTGCAGCCAAGATGTCGCCTGTGAAACACGAAGACGGGTCTGAGGAGCCAGAATCGGACATTGCTATTAAGAAGGTGTTGCAGGACAAGCGATTCAAG AACCGAGAACTACAAATCATGCGCCTAGTCCATCATCCCAACATTGTCGACCTTAGGGCATTCTTCTACTCCAACGGCGACAAGAAGGACGAAGTATACCTCAACCTTGTGCTTGAATTAGTACCTGAGACTGTCTACCGAGCTTCTCGTCATTAtgccaagctcaagcaAGCAATGCCCATGCTCCAAGTCAAACTCTATATGTACCAGCTTTTCCGCTCTTTGGCGTACATCCATTCCATCGGCATTTGCCACCGAGACATCAAGCCTCAAAACTTGCTCCTCAACCCTGCGACTGGTGTTTTGAAGCTTTGTGACTTTGGTTCCGCCAAGATCCTCGTTGCCGGCGAGCCCAACGTGTCTTACATTTGTTCTAGATACTACAGAGCCCCCGAACTCATTTTCGGCGCCACAAACTACACCACAAACATTGACATTTGGTCAACTGGTTGTGTCATGGCCGAGTTGATGTTGGGACAACCTTTATTCCCCGGAGAATCAGGCATTGATCAGTTAGTGGAGATCATCAAGGTTTTGGGTACCCCTACCAGGGAACAAATCAAGACTATGAACCCCAACTACATGGAGCACAAGTTCCCTCAAATCAAGCCTCACCCCTTCACCAAAGTCTTCCGGCCGCGAACCCCTGCTGACGCCATCTCCCTTATCAGCACTTTGCTCGAATACACTCCTTCCGCGAGGTACACTGCTCCTGAAGCATTGGTGCATCCCTTCTTTGACGAGTTGAGGGTGGAAGGTGCGAGGTTGCCAAATGGAAAGGACATGCCCGAATTGTTCAACTTTACCCACGAGG AACTGTCATCTCGTCCCGACCTTATCCGTCAACTTGTGCCTACGCATGCTGAGGAGGAGCTTCGTTCAAGGGGTATCGATGTCAACGACTTCAAGCCCATTCCTCCTGAACAGCTGCGTGTCACTTTGGAC TGA